GTCAGCGACGAGGTAAAGCAGGCGGCGTCGAGGTCGCCAGCGGCGGCGCGTTCGGCTGACTCACCGCTCCCCTCGGGTCTGACGAGTTGGTAGAGCACCGTCTCGTGGACGTACGCGCCGGCAGCCTCGAATCCGTCGAGCAGGACGGGACTGCCGTGGTCGCTGCGGGCGACTTCGACCCGCGCGCCGTCGAGGGCCGACTCGAGTTCCGCGACGAGGCCGCTCGAGGTGTACTCGTCGGGCACGATGTCGACCTCGTAGCCCGCGGCGCGGATCGCGTCGGCGGTCTTCGGGCCGATGGCACAGACGGTAGCCTCGCCGGGCTCCCAGTCTGTCTCTGCGACGAGTTCGACGCCCGTCTTGCTCGTGAGCACGACGTAGTCCGCGTCCGTGCGGGGGACGGCGTCCGTTGGGTCGACGGCGAGCATCGGATCCGACACTGCTGTCGCACCAAGCGAGTCGAGGAGTTCGACCGCATCCGCGAGGCGTTCGTCGTCGGGGCGGAAGACGGCGACGGAGAGGTCGCGCATGGGTTAGTCTTCCTCCTCGGTCTGTTTGGTCGCTTCGTTTGTGTCGTCCGTGCTGTTCGCTGCGTCTACTCCGTCCGCGCCATTCGTGCCGTCCGCTTCGTTCGCCAGAAACCCGAGTACCCCCTCGCGCGTTCCGGCAACGTCACCGATCACGGTGACCGCGGGCGGCGAAATGTCGTGCTCGTCGCGCACGTCGACGATGGACTCGAGTGTCCCCGTCGCGACCTGCTGGCCGGGCCAGGTGCCGCGCTCGATGAGCGCGACCGGTGTCTCGGGGTTCATTCCGGCCTCGCGAAGGGCCTGCGTGTAGTCCGGGAGCCGACCGACGCCCATCAGGACGACGATGGTGCCACCGGTGGCGGCAAGCGCCTCCCAGTCGACGGCGGATTCGTCCTTCGTCGGATCCTCGTGGCCGGTGACAAACGAGACGGAGGAGGCGTGGTCGCGGTGGGTGACCGGAATCCCGGCCACCGCGGGGGCAGCGATGGCGGAGGTGACGGCGGGGACGACCTCGAACGGGACTCCATGATCCGCCAGGTACTCTGCCTCCTCGCCGCCGCGGCCGAAGACGAACGAGTCGCCGCCCTTGAGCCGGACGACACTTTTCCCCTCGCGGGCGAGTTCGACCAGTCGCTCGTTGATCGCCGACTGGGGCGTCCGCTCGCCGCCGGCGCGCTTGCCGACATCCTCGCGTCGGTCCTCGGGCAACTGGTCGATGATCTCTGGACCCGGAAGTTTGTCGTGAAGCACGACGTCGGCGGACTCGAGTAGCCGCGTCGCTTTGACGGTGAGCAGGTCGGGGTTGCCGGGGCCGCTGCCAACGAGGTAGACGGTGCCCGGCTCGGGTGCGGTCATTTATTTCCCCTCCGGCTGGTCCTCCTGACTCGGCTCGGACTCGCTTTCGGTTTCCTTGCGCGCGTTTTCGATTAGTTCTGCAGCGCCGCGGTCGGCGAGGTCCTGTGCGAACTCGCGGGCGGCCGTCGCGTGGTTCTCGACGGGGAGATCCCGCGTCGCCGCGACCGACTCCTCGCCGTCGCGGTTGAAGACGCTGACCGTTGCGTGGACGTACTCGCCCTGGACGATGGCGTAGATGCCAATTGGGGCGATACAGCCGCCGCCGAGTTCGGCCAGCACGGTGCGCTCGACGGTGGTCTCGACACGACTTCGCGGATGATCGATTGCGGACTGGATCTCCGT
The DNA window shown above is from Natrialba magadii ATCC 43099 and carries:
- a CDS encoding uroporphyrinogen-III synthase, which produces MRDLSVAVFRPDDERLADAVELLDSLGATAVSDPMLAVDPTDAVPRTDADYVVLTSKTGVELVAETDWEPGEATVCAIGPKTADAIRAAGYEVDIVPDEYTSSGLVAELESALDGARVEVARSDHGSPVLLDGFEAAGAYVHETVLYQLVRPEGSGESAERAAAGDLDAACFTSSLTVEHFLEAAAERDVRADALAGLEDATVGVIGEPTRETAAEFGIDVDLVASEATFNALARETVELLL
- the cobA gene encoding uroporphyrinogen-III C-methyltransferase, whose product is MTAPEPGTVYLVGSGPGNPDLLTVKATRLLESADVVLHDKLPGPEIIDQLPEDRREDVGKRAGGERTPQSAINERLVELAREGKSVVRLKGGDSFVFGRGGEEAEYLADHGVPFEVVPAVTSAIAAPAVAGIPVTHRDHASSVSFVTGHEDPTKDESAVDWEALAATGGTIVVLMGVGRLPDYTQALREAGMNPETPVALIERGTWPGQQVATGTLESIVDVRDEHDISPPAVTVIGDVAGTREGVLGFLANEADGTNGADGVDAANSTDDTNEATKQTEEED